One segment of Haemorhous mexicanus isolate bHaeMex1 chromosome 33, bHaeMex1.pri, whole genome shotgun sequence DNA contains the following:
- the MYO1A gene encoding unconventional myosin-Ia isoform X1, giving the protein MEGTSSLDAEAVADLVLLDPLTEESLVQTLRERFRRSDIYTYIGNVVISVNPYQSLPIYTPEKVEEYRNCSFFAVKPHIYAIADDAYRSLRDRDRDQCILITGESGAGKTEASKLVMSYVAAVSSKGEEVNKVKEQLLQSNPVLEAFGNAKTVRNDNSSRFGKYMDIEFDFKGEPLGGVISNYLLEKSRIVRHVKGERNFHIFYQLLAGASPQLLQQLKLRQDCGHYGYLNREGSSLPGMDDAANFHTMQDAMRVIGFSPAEVTELLEVTAVVLKLGNVQLSSSFQASGMEACSISEPQELREICELIGLDPGALERALCSRTVKARDETVLTTLTVPQGYYGRDALAKNIYSRLFDWLVNRINASIQVKSDKQRKVMGVLDIYGFEIFQDNGFEQFIINYCNEKLQQIFILMTLKEEQEEYVREGIQWTQVEFFDNSIICNLIENSTTGILAMLDEECLRPGVVNEDTFLTKLNQLLATHKHYESKETQNARHVTDASLPARCFRIHHYAGKVTYNVTGFIEKNNDLLFRDLSQAMWAARHALLRSLFPEGDPQKVSLKLPPTAGFQFKSSVAMLMKNLYSKNPNYIRCIKPNDTKSAMVFTPELVLAQVRYLGLMENVRVRRAGYAFRQLYGPFLQRYKMLNAQTWPRWDRGDREGTEVLLAGLEFPAEELAFGHTKIFIRSPRTLFDLERRRQERVAELATLIQKMFRGWRCRTQYQLMRKSQILISAWFRGHRQMNRYKQMKRSALILQAYARGWKSRRLLRELKSQCRRQAAATTIAAHWRGYQARRAYRKYFRSSASTCLANFIYRRLVHRYLVGLAKNLPPLSVMDRSWPPAPYRFLDDANQELKNIFYHWKCKKYRDQLPASRRAQLQARLCASELFKDKKTLYPKSLQQPFRGEYLGLKQNPKYQKLHAVAKDKLVMADTVRKVNRASGKTVPRLLLLTTEHLVLADPKAAQPKTVLSLGDIRGVSVTRFSDGFLALHLKEVSTVGAKGDFLLVSDHLIELVTRLHQTFEATTGQALPLHITDRFSTRFPKGDVSITVVESPKASINGPVCKKKGSNKMEVLVH; this is encoded by the exons ATGGAAGGCACCTCCTCGCTGGACGCCGAGGCTGTGGCGgacctggtgctgctggaccCGCTGACCGAGGAGTCGCTGGTCCAGACGCTGCGGGAGCGATTCCGCCGGAGCGACATCTAC aCGTACATTGGGAATGTGGTGATCTCAGTGAACCCGTACCAGTCCCTGCCCATCTACACCCCGGAGAAGGTGGAGGAGTATCGCAACTGCAGCTTCTTCGCCGTGAAACCCCACAT ctaTGCCATCGCTGACGATGCCTATCGCTCCCTGCGGGACCGGGACAGGGACCAGTGCATCCTCATCACCGGCGAGAGCGGCGCCGGCAAGACAG AGGCCAGCAAGCTGGTGATGTCCTACGTGGCGGCCGTGAGCAGCAAAGGGGAGGAGGTGAACAAGgtgaaggagcagctcctgcagtccAACCCTGTGCTGGAGG cctttgGGAACGCCAAGACTGTCCGGAATGACAATTCCTCCCGATTC GGCAAGTACATGGACATTGAGTTCGACTTCAAGGGCGAGCCCCTGGGAGGGGTCATCAGCAACT accTGCTGGAGAAATCCCGCATTGTCCGGCACGTGAAGGGCGAGAGGAACTTCCACATCTTCtaccagctcctggctggggctTCACCACAGCTGCTCC AGCAGCTGAAGCTCCGCCAGGACTGTGGGCACTATGGATACCTGAACCGGGAGGGCTCCAGCCTGCCTGGCATGGATGATGCAGCCAACTTCCACACTATGCAG GATGCCATGAGGGTCATCGGCTTCTCGCCCGCCGaggtgacagagctgctggaggtgacGGCCGTGGTGCTCAAACTGGGCAACgtccagctgagcagcagcttccAGGCCAGCGGGATGGAGGCCTGCAGCATCAGCGAGCCCCAGG AGCTGCGTGAGATCTGCGAGCTGATCGGGCTGGACCCCGGCGCGCTGGAGAGGGCCTTGTGCTCCCGCACGGTGAAGGCAAGGGATGAGACGGTgctcaccaccctcactgtgccccag ggctACTACGGCCGGGACGCGCTGGCCAAGAACATCTACAGCCGCCTCTTCGACTGGCTGGTGAATCGTATCAATGCCAGcatccag GTGAAGTCGGACAAGCAGAGGAAGGTGATGGGCGTCCTGGACATCTACGGCTTTGAGATCTTCCAG GACAATGGCTTTGAGCAGTTCATCATCAACTACTGCAACgagaagctgcagcagatcTTCATCCTGATGACTctgaaggaggagcaggaggaataTGTCCGAGAG GGCATCCAGTGGACCCAGGTGGAGTTTTTCGACAACAGCATCATCTGCAACTTGATTGAGAAC AGCACCACCGGGATCCTGGCCATGCTGGATGAGGAGTGCCTGCGGCCCGGTGTGGTCAACGAGGACACCTTCCTCACCAAACTCAACCAGCTCTTGGCCACACACAAGCACTACGAGAGCAAGGAGACACAGAACGCCCGGCATGTCACCGATGCCAGCCTGCCAGCGCGCTGCTTCCGCATCCACCACTACGCCGGCAAG gTGACCTACAACGTGACGGGCTTCATCGAGAAGAACAACGACCTCCTCTTCCGTGACCTCTCGCAGGCCATGTGGGCGGCCCGGCACGCGCTGCTGCGCTCGCTCTTTCCCGAGGGAGACCCCCAGAAAGTCTCCCTCAAGCTGCCCCCCACTGCAGGCTTCCAGTTCAAGTCATCCGTGGCAATGCTGATGAAGAACCTCtactccaaaaaccccaactacATCAG gtgcatCAAACCCAACGACACCAAGTCAGCCATGGTGTTCACCCCGGAGCTGGTGCTGGCCCAGGTGCGGTACCTGGGGCTGATGGAGAACGTGCGGGTGCGGCGGGCGGGCTACGCCTTCCGCCAGCTCTACGGCCCCTTCCTGCAGCGCTACAAGATGCTCAACGCCCAAACGTGGCCCCGCTGGGACCGTGGGGACAG GGAGGGGAccgaggtgctgctggcaggtcTGGAGTTCCCCGCTGAGGAGCTGGCGTTCGGCCACACCAAGATCTTTATCCGCTCGCCACGCACT CTCTTCGACCTGGAGCGGCGGCGCCAGGAGCGCGTGGCCGAGCTCGCCACCCTCATCCAGAAGATGTTTCGGGGCTGGCGGTGCCGGACCCAGTACCAGCTGATGCGCAAGAGCCAGATCCTCATCTCTGCCTGGTTCCGTGGCCACAGG CAAATGAACCGGTACAAGCAGATGAAGCGGTCGGCGCTGATCCTCCAGGCTTATGCACGGGGCTGGAAG TCTCGCCGGCTCCTCCGGGAGCTGAAGTCCCAGTGCCGACGCCAGGCGGCCGCCACCACCATCGCCGCTCACTGGAGAGGGTATCAG GCACGCAGGGCCTACAGGAAATATTTCCGTTCCAGCGCCAGCACCTGCCTGGCCAACTTCATCTACCGGCGACTg GTGCACAGGTACCTGGTGGGGCTGGCAAAGAACCTCCCACCGCTGTCGGTGATGGACCGGAGCTGGCCCCCGGCGCCCTACAGGTTCCTGGATGACGCCAACCAGGAGCTGAAGAACATCTTCTACCACTGGaag TGCAAGAAGTACCGGGACCAGCTGCCGGCATCGCGCCGGGCGCAGCTGCAGGCCAGGCTCTGTGCCAGCGAGCTCTTCAAGGACAAGAAGACCCTCTACCCCAAaag cctgcagcagcctttCCGCGGGGAGTACCTGGGGCTGAAGCAGAACCCCAAGTACCAGAAGCTGCACGCCGTGGCCAAGGACAAGCTGGTGATGGCCGACACCGTGAGGAAGGTGAACAGGGCCAGCGGAAAG ACAGTCCCAcgcctgctgctcctcaccactGAGCACCTGGTCCTGGCTGACCCCAAGGCCGCCCAGCCCAAGACCGTGCTCAGCCTCGGTGACATCCGTGGTGTCTCAGTCACCCGCTTCTCCGACGGCTTCCTGGCCCTGCACCTCAAGGAG GTCTCCACAGTGGGGGCCAAGGGTGACTTCCTGCTGGTCAGTGACCACCTCATCGAGCTGGTCACCCGCCTGCACCAGACCTTCGAGGCCACCACGGGGCAGGCGCTTCCCCTGCACATCACTGACAG GTTCTCCACCCGCTTCCCAAAGGGCGACGTGTCCATCACCGTGGTGGAGTCCCCCAAGGCCAGCATCAACGGCCCTGTCTGCAAGAAAAAGGGCAGCAACAAGATGGAGGTCCTGGTGCACTGA
- the MYO1A gene encoding unconventional myosin-Ia isoform X2 yields the protein MEGTSSLDAEAVADLVLLDPLTEESLVQTLRERFRRSDIYTYIGNVVISVNPYQSLPIYTPEKVEEYRNCSFFAVKPHIYAIADDAYRSLRDRDRDQCILITGESGAGKTEASKLVMSYVAAVSSKGEEVNKVKEQLLQSNPVLEAFGNAKTVRNDNSSRFGKYMDIEFDFKGEPLGGVISNYLLEKSRIVRHVKGERNFHIFYQLLAGASPQLLQQLKLRQDCGHYGYLNREGSSLPGMDDAANFHTMQDAMRVIGFSPAEVTELLEVTAVVLKLGNVQLSSSFQASGMEACSISEPQELREICELIGLDPGALERALCSRTVKARDETVLTTLTVPQGYYGRDALAKNIYSRLFDWLVNRINASIQVKSDKQRKVMGVLDIYGFEIFQDNGFEQFIINYCNEKLQQIFILMTLKEEQEEYVREGIQWTQVEFFDNSIICNLIENSTTGILAMLDEECLRPGVVNEDTFLTKLNQLLATHKHYESKETQNARHVTDASLPARCFRIHHYAGKVTYNVTGFIEKNNDLLFRDLSQAMWAARHALLRSLFPEGDPQKVSLKLPPTAGFQFKSSVAMLMKNLYSKNPNYIRCIKPNDTKSAMVFTPELVLAQVRYLGLMENVRVRRAGYAFRQLYGPFLQRYKMLNAQTWPRWDRGDREGTEVLLAGLEFPAEELAFGHTKIFIRSPRTLFDLERRRQERVAELATLIQKMFRGWRCRTQYQLMRKSQILISAWFRGHRQMNRYKQMKRSALILQAYARGWKARRAYRKYFRSSASTCLANFIYRRLVHRYLVGLAKNLPPLSVMDRSWPPAPYRFLDDANQELKNIFYHWKCKKYRDQLPASRRAQLQARLCASELFKDKKTLYPKSLQQPFRGEYLGLKQNPKYQKLHAVAKDKLVMADTVRKVNRASGKTVPRLLLLTTEHLVLADPKAAQPKTVLSLGDIRGVSVTRFSDGFLALHLKEVSTVGAKGDFLLVSDHLIELVTRLHQTFEATTGQALPLHITDRFSTRFPKGDVSITVVESPKASINGPVCKKKGSNKMEVLVH from the exons ATGGAAGGCACCTCCTCGCTGGACGCCGAGGCTGTGGCGgacctggtgctgctggaccCGCTGACCGAGGAGTCGCTGGTCCAGACGCTGCGGGAGCGATTCCGCCGGAGCGACATCTAC aCGTACATTGGGAATGTGGTGATCTCAGTGAACCCGTACCAGTCCCTGCCCATCTACACCCCGGAGAAGGTGGAGGAGTATCGCAACTGCAGCTTCTTCGCCGTGAAACCCCACAT ctaTGCCATCGCTGACGATGCCTATCGCTCCCTGCGGGACCGGGACAGGGACCAGTGCATCCTCATCACCGGCGAGAGCGGCGCCGGCAAGACAG AGGCCAGCAAGCTGGTGATGTCCTACGTGGCGGCCGTGAGCAGCAAAGGGGAGGAGGTGAACAAGgtgaaggagcagctcctgcagtccAACCCTGTGCTGGAGG cctttgGGAACGCCAAGACTGTCCGGAATGACAATTCCTCCCGATTC GGCAAGTACATGGACATTGAGTTCGACTTCAAGGGCGAGCCCCTGGGAGGGGTCATCAGCAACT accTGCTGGAGAAATCCCGCATTGTCCGGCACGTGAAGGGCGAGAGGAACTTCCACATCTTCtaccagctcctggctggggctTCACCACAGCTGCTCC AGCAGCTGAAGCTCCGCCAGGACTGTGGGCACTATGGATACCTGAACCGGGAGGGCTCCAGCCTGCCTGGCATGGATGATGCAGCCAACTTCCACACTATGCAG GATGCCATGAGGGTCATCGGCTTCTCGCCCGCCGaggtgacagagctgctggaggtgacGGCCGTGGTGCTCAAACTGGGCAACgtccagctgagcagcagcttccAGGCCAGCGGGATGGAGGCCTGCAGCATCAGCGAGCCCCAGG AGCTGCGTGAGATCTGCGAGCTGATCGGGCTGGACCCCGGCGCGCTGGAGAGGGCCTTGTGCTCCCGCACGGTGAAGGCAAGGGATGAGACGGTgctcaccaccctcactgtgccccag ggctACTACGGCCGGGACGCGCTGGCCAAGAACATCTACAGCCGCCTCTTCGACTGGCTGGTGAATCGTATCAATGCCAGcatccag GTGAAGTCGGACAAGCAGAGGAAGGTGATGGGCGTCCTGGACATCTACGGCTTTGAGATCTTCCAG GACAATGGCTTTGAGCAGTTCATCATCAACTACTGCAACgagaagctgcagcagatcTTCATCCTGATGACTctgaaggaggagcaggaggaataTGTCCGAGAG GGCATCCAGTGGACCCAGGTGGAGTTTTTCGACAACAGCATCATCTGCAACTTGATTGAGAAC AGCACCACCGGGATCCTGGCCATGCTGGATGAGGAGTGCCTGCGGCCCGGTGTGGTCAACGAGGACACCTTCCTCACCAAACTCAACCAGCTCTTGGCCACACACAAGCACTACGAGAGCAAGGAGACACAGAACGCCCGGCATGTCACCGATGCCAGCCTGCCAGCGCGCTGCTTCCGCATCCACCACTACGCCGGCAAG gTGACCTACAACGTGACGGGCTTCATCGAGAAGAACAACGACCTCCTCTTCCGTGACCTCTCGCAGGCCATGTGGGCGGCCCGGCACGCGCTGCTGCGCTCGCTCTTTCCCGAGGGAGACCCCCAGAAAGTCTCCCTCAAGCTGCCCCCCACTGCAGGCTTCCAGTTCAAGTCATCCGTGGCAATGCTGATGAAGAACCTCtactccaaaaaccccaactacATCAG gtgcatCAAACCCAACGACACCAAGTCAGCCATGGTGTTCACCCCGGAGCTGGTGCTGGCCCAGGTGCGGTACCTGGGGCTGATGGAGAACGTGCGGGTGCGGCGGGCGGGCTACGCCTTCCGCCAGCTCTACGGCCCCTTCCTGCAGCGCTACAAGATGCTCAACGCCCAAACGTGGCCCCGCTGGGACCGTGGGGACAG GGAGGGGAccgaggtgctgctggcaggtcTGGAGTTCCCCGCTGAGGAGCTGGCGTTCGGCCACACCAAGATCTTTATCCGCTCGCCACGCACT CTCTTCGACCTGGAGCGGCGGCGCCAGGAGCGCGTGGCCGAGCTCGCCACCCTCATCCAGAAGATGTTTCGGGGCTGGCGGTGCCGGACCCAGTACCAGCTGATGCGCAAGAGCCAGATCCTCATCTCTGCCTGGTTCCGTGGCCACAGG CAAATGAACCGGTACAAGCAGATGAAGCGGTCGGCGCTGATCCTCCAGGCTTATGCACGGGGCTGGAAG GCACGCAGGGCCTACAGGAAATATTTCCGTTCCAGCGCCAGCACCTGCCTGGCCAACTTCATCTACCGGCGACTg GTGCACAGGTACCTGGTGGGGCTGGCAAAGAACCTCCCACCGCTGTCGGTGATGGACCGGAGCTGGCCCCCGGCGCCCTACAGGTTCCTGGATGACGCCAACCAGGAGCTGAAGAACATCTTCTACCACTGGaag TGCAAGAAGTACCGGGACCAGCTGCCGGCATCGCGCCGGGCGCAGCTGCAGGCCAGGCTCTGTGCCAGCGAGCTCTTCAAGGACAAGAAGACCCTCTACCCCAAaag cctgcagcagcctttCCGCGGGGAGTACCTGGGGCTGAAGCAGAACCCCAAGTACCAGAAGCTGCACGCCGTGGCCAAGGACAAGCTGGTGATGGCCGACACCGTGAGGAAGGTGAACAGGGCCAGCGGAAAG ACAGTCCCAcgcctgctgctcctcaccactGAGCACCTGGTCCTGGCTGACCCCAAGGCCGCCCAGCCCAAGACCGTGCTCAGCCTCGGTGACATCCGTGGTGTCTCAGTCACCCGCTTCTCCGACGGCTTCCTGGCCCTGCACCTCAAGGAG GTCTCCACAGTGGGGGCCAAGGGTGACTTCCTGCTGGTCAGTGACCACCTCATCGAGCTGGTCACCCGCCTGCACCAGACCTTCGAGGCCACCACGGGGCAGGCGCTTCCCCTGCACATCACTGACAG GTTCTCCACCCGCTTCCCAAAGGGCGACGTGTCCATCACCGTGGTGGAGTCCCCCAAGGCCAGCATCAACGGCCCTGTCTGCAAGAAAAAGGGCAGCAACAAGATGGAGGTCCTGGTGCACTGA